The region GGGCGGCGGGGGTGACCGAGCTGTTCCACCCCCCGGCGGATGTCGAGGCGCGCCGCGTGGCGGAAGCGCTGGTCCCGTTCGGCCCGTTCGCGCTCACGACCGGCGAGGCGGTCCGGGCGGGAGGCGCGCCGGTCACCGCGGGGTTCCGCACGGCGGATGCCGGGATCGCGGAGACGGGCACGGTCGTGGAAACCAGCGCCGGGGGGAACACCTTTCTTCCGGGGCTGCTCGCGGACGTGCACGTGGCGATCGTCCCCGCCTCCCGGGTGGCGGAATCCATCGACGAAGCGCTGATCCCGTACGTCGCGGACCCTCCGCGCAACATCTCGTTCCTCACCGGCCCAAGCAAGACCGCCGACATCGAGCAGACCCTCACCGTCGGCGCCCACGGGCCGAAGAAGGCGATCGTCCTGCTGGTAGAGTAACCGCCCGTCTCCCGCGGCCGCGGGGTTGCCGCAATCCGAAATCCCCAGCGCTTTACCGTTTTATTTCTGGCACCCATATTGCAAAAGATTCTCGGTAACCCTTCATCTCGGTCCGGATACCGATTCCTCCAAGCGGTGGAAGTGGATGGAAACCGGATGGAATTACGCGTTTCCTCCAGGAAACCGGGCAGGGAAAGGGATTACAGATCCAGAGGTGCAAGCATGACGAATTACGGATTCGAAAAAACGTCCGCCAATCATTGGATCGGGACCCTGGCTGTCGCCGCCCTGCTCCTTGTCGCGTCCGGCGGGAAGGCCCACGCCAGATCGTCCTACCTGTCGACGTTCAACACCACGTACGGAACCTCGGGCACGGCCCTGAACAGCTGCAGCTTGTGCCACCCGGGCGGCAACACCGGCCAGTTCAATCCCTTCGCCGACGCCTTCCGGAACAACGGCCACTCGTTCCCGGCGATCGAGTCGCTCGATTCCGACGGGGACGGGTTCATCAACAGCGCGGAGATCACCGCGAGGACCTTCCCCGGCGATCCGGCCAGCAAACCCGGCCCGTCCGACACGACGCCTCCCACGGTCCGTTCCACGAACCCGGCCGTCAACCAGACCGGCGTGGCGGTCAACACCGCCGTGACGGCCGCGTTCAGCGAGGCGGTCAAGTCGGTGGGCGCCGGGACGTTCACGCTCCGCGCCGGAAGCACGCCGGTGGCTGGTACGGTGGCGCTCTCGGGGACGACGGCGACCTTCACCCCGGCGGCGCCGCTTCCCTACTCCACGGTGTTCACCGCGACGATCACGACCGGCGTCCTGGACCTGGCCAACAACGCTCTCGCCGCCAATTACGCATGGACCTTCACGACCGGTGCGGCGCCGGACCTCGCGCCGCCGACGGTGGCCTCGACGAACCCCGTCACCGGCGCAACGGCGGTTCCGGTATCCGGCAACGTGGCGGCCACCTTCAGCGAGGCGGTCAAGTCGGTGAACGCGACGACGTTCACGCTCCGTGCGGGGAGCACGCCGGTATCGGGAACGGTGGCGCTTTCGGGGACGACGGCGACCTTCACGCCGTCGGCGCCGCTCTCCTACTCCACGACGTACACCGCGACCGTAACGACCGGCGTTCTCGACCTGGCGAACAACGCTCTCGCATCCAATCATGTCTGGACCTTCACGACCGGCGCGGCGGCGGACACCACGCCGCCCACGGTCGGTTCCACCTCGCCCTCGAACAACCAGACGGGAGTGGCCGCCAACACGGCCGTTACGGCGAATTTCAGCGAAGCGGTCAAATCCGTGAACGCGACGACGTTCACGCTTCGGAGGGGGACCGCGTCGGTGACGGGAACGGTGGCGCTCTCCGGGGCTACGGCGACCTTCACGCCGTCGGCTCCGCTGGCGTACAACACCGTGTACACCGCGACGGTCACGACCGGGGTCCTGGACCTGGCCAACAACGCTCTCGCCGCCGATTACGCATGGACCTTCACGACCGGCGCGGCGCCGGACACCACTCCGCCGTTCGTGACCGCCACTAATCCCCCGAACAGCCAGGCAGACGTCGCCCTGAACACGACGATCTCCGCCACGTTCAGCGAAGCCATGGACGCCGCCTCGCTGACCACCGCCACCTTCACGGTGGCCGACCGCGCCGGCAATCCCGTGGCGGGCGCGGTAACGGTGACCGGCGCCACCGCCACGTTCGCGCCGTCGGCGATGCTTGCGAACGGGACGACCTACACGGCGACGGTCACGACCGGGTCCCGGGACCTCGCGGGGAACGGTCTCGGGATGTCCCAGGCATGGAGCTTCACGACCGTTCCGGGCACCGTGGATTCCGACGGGGACGGCATACCGGATAACCAGGACGCCTACCCGATGGACAACCGGAAAACGACGGTTCCGAACCCGATGGGAGGACAGGCCGTCACGATCGATTCCTCCCTGACCGGCGGGACGCGCCTGACCGGGGCCGGCGGCATGGCCGACACCGATCCCATGCTCAACCAGGCCGGCAAGCCCGCCGGATTCGGCTTTCCCAACGGCGTGGTCGCGTTCAACGTCGCCGGCCTCGCCCCCGGCGGGACGGCCCGCGTCGCGATCACCTTCCCGTCGCCGATCCCGGCCGACGCCAGGATCTTCAAGGTCGACTCCGCGGGATATCACGAGTTCCCGGGGGCGGTCGTCAGCGGTAACACGGTGACCTTGACCCTGACGGACGGCGGAGCCGGAGATGCCGACGGCCGGGCGAACGGAGTCATCGACGACCCGGTCGCCCTGGCGGTGCCCCAGGCGGCGGTCGCGCCGGAGAGCTCCGGCGGTTGCTCGATCGCCGGGACGGGAGGCGGCCCCGCGGACTTCGCGGGGTCCTACGGGGTCCTGGCCCTTGTCGCCTTCGCGCTTCTGGCGAGGAAAGCGGTGACCGGAAAACGGTAGCTCCGCGGGCGGCGCGACGCCATCGGACCGCAACGGGCCGGGTGTGACTTCCCTGCCCGTTGCGGTCCGGGCCGCCCCGTTACGATCTCTGCCAGTGCCCTGCGCCGGTCACCACCCCAGCACCCTCAACAAGAACAACCACCCCGTGATCGTGACCGCGGAGGCGGCCGTGGAGACGATGACGATCGTCCCGGCCAGCTCCGCGTCCCCGCGCAGCCGGGTCGCCATCACGTAGGTGACCACGGCGGTGGGACACCCGAGCATGATCGCGCCGATCCGGAGGTCGTCCCCCGACACGCCCATCCACCGGTAGAGCGAGATCCCCGCGCCGGTCAGCACGACGACTTTCAGGAAGGCGGCGAGGGCAGCGAGGGCGAACCCCCTCCGCGCGCGCTCGAAGGAGAACGAGCCCCCGAGGCAGAGGAGCGAGAGCGGCAGCGTCGCCGGCGCGAGGAGCGCCATGCTCTTCCGGGCCATCGTCGGGACGGGGAGCTTGAACACGCTCCAGAGGATGCCGGCCAAGCAGGCGAGGATGATCGGGTTCGTGGCGATTTGCCGCGCGACCCTCCCGGCGGCCGCCCCGACCCTCTCCCCCTCCCTCTTTCCGTGCGGAATCATGAGCGCGGTCACGGACAGGGTGTTCAGCAACGGCACGATGAAGCCGAGGAAGATCCCCGCCTTCCGGAGCCCTGCCGGCCCCACCGCGCTGAATACGATGGGCAGACCCACGTAGGCCAGGTTCGCGCGGAACGTCCCCTGGACGAACGCGCCGGTCTCCGCGGGGCCGATCCCGAGGGCGCGCGAGATCAGGAACGCGAGGAGGAAGACGGCGATCGTGGCGGCGTAACCGCCGATCACGAGCGGGGGGCTGAACGCCGCGCGGAAATCGGTGCCCCCGATCTCGTGGAAGAGGAGCACGGGAAGGAGGAGGTAGTAGACGAGGGCGTTCGCCGCTTCGATGAACCCCTCGTCGAGGAACCGGTACCGCCGGAGGACGGCGCCCACCGCGACGACGAGGAAGACGGGGATGACCGACTGCAGGATGTCCAAGGACGATCAACCCCCGATATGAAAGGGGCGGCCCCGGTTCCACGGGGCCGCCCGCCGGCATCGCGGTTCGCCGGGCGACCGAACGCCCGGCGAACCGATCAACGGCGCGTCATTTCCCCGCCGGACCGCGCACCCGGACGAGGTAATCGACGATCGCCTTCGCCTCCGCGTCGGT is a window of Deltaproteobacteria bacterium DNA encoding:
- a CDS encoding LUD domain-containing protein, which encodes MTPADERLLLFRRISAATGQPAGGEGDDAPAPPAPVPGEGDRLERFGRAFEAAGGVLFQGPPESALHDLAEELRAAGVTELFHPPADVEARRVAEALVPFGPFALTTGEAVRAGGAPVTAGFRTADAGIAETGTVVETSAGGNTFLPGLLADVHVAIVPASRVAESIDEALIPYVADPPRNISFLTGPSKTADIEQTLTVGAHGPKKAIVLLVE
- a CDS encoding AEC family transporter: MDILQSVIPVFLVVAVGAVLRRYRFLDEGFIEAANALVYYLLLPVLLFHEIGGTDFRAAFSPPLVIGGYAATIAVFLLAFLISRALGIGPAETGAFVQGTFRANLAYVGLPIVFSAVGPAGLRKAGIFLGFIVPLLNTLSVTALMIPHGKREGERVGAAAGRVARQIATNPIILACLAGILWSVFKLPVPTMARKSMALLAPATLPLSLLCLGGSFSFERARRGFALAALAAFLKVVVLTGAGISLYRWMGVSGDDLRIGAIMLGCPTAVVTYVMATRLRGDAELAGTIVIVSTAASAVTITGWLFLLRVLGW
- a CDS encoding Ig-like domain-containing protein; amino-acid sequence: MTNYGFEKTSANHWIGTLAVAALLLVASGGKAHARSSYLSTFNTTYGTSGTALNSCSLCHPGGNTGQFNPFADAFRNNGHSFPAIESLDSDGDGFINSAEITARTFPGDPASKPGPSDTTPPTVRSTNPAVNQTGVAVNTAVTAAFSEAVKSVGAGTFTLRAGSTPVAGTVALSGTTATFTPAAPLPYSTVFTATITTGVLDLANNALAANYAWTFTTGAAPDLAPPTVASTNPVTGATAVPVSGNVAATFSEAVKSVNATTFTLRAGSTPVSGTVALSGTTATFTPSAPLSYSTTYTATVTTGVLDLANNALASNHVWTFTTGAAADTTPPTVGSTSPSNNQTGVAANTAVTANFSEAVKSVNATTFTLRRGTASVTGTVALSGATATFTPSAPLAYNTVYTATVTTGVLDLANNALAADYAWTFTTGAAPDTTPPFVTATNPPNSQADVALNTTISATFSEAMDAASLTTATFTVADRAGNPVAGAVTVTGATATFAPSAMLANGTTYTATVTTGSRDLAGNGLGMSQAWSFTTVPGTVDSDGDGIPDNQDAYPMDNRKTTVPNPMGGQAVTIDSSLTGGTRLTGAGGMADTDPMLNQAGKPAGFGFPNGVVAFNVAGLAPGGTARVAITFPSPIPADARIFKVDSAGYHEFPGAVVSGNTVTLTLTDGGAGDADGRANGVIDDPVALAVPQAAVAPESSGGCSIAGTGGGPADFAGSYGVLALVAFALLARKAVTGKR